The window GGCAATGTGCCCGATGCGGACTTTGGCCATAACCGGGATGGATACCGCCTCCATGATGGCGACGATTTTCTCGATGGAGGCCATCCGGGCGACTCCGCCCTCGCGCCGAATGTCTGCGGGCACCCGCTCAAGGGCCATGACGGCAACCGCTCCGGCTTCTTCGGCGATGCGGGCCTCCTCTTCGCTTGTCACGTCCATGATGACTCCGCCCTTGAGCATCTCGGCAAGCCCCTTCTTCACAATCCAGCTCCCCTTTTCCATACTCTGGGCCTCCTTTCGGGGAAATAAAAAAGGCCCCAGCCTTCTGGGGCCTTAATGTGCGAAATGAAAAACCAACCTTCGCCCATTCGGACTATACCGTCGGCACCGGATTCTCACCGGTTCAACCGCTGGGGCTGACGGGCTCGTCCTCTCCCTTGAGAGGGGAGGCATCACCGCCGGTTGGGAATTTCACCCTGCCCCGAAGGTTGGAGAAAGTAAACCTTATGAACTTTTGGCGCGCCCGGAGGGATTTGAACCCCCAACCTACGGATCCGTAGTCCGTTGCTCTATCCAGTTGAGCCACGGGCGCGCGCTCCTGGGGTGAGCGAGGGGACTTGAACCCCCAACTCCTGGATCCACAGTCCAGTGCTCTAACCGAGTTGAGCTACGCTCACCAGGGCATCCTATATTTTACCAAATCCCCCTGAAGATGCAAGGACCGTTGCTTTAAGAGCGGAGCTTCCCTAAGGCCTCTTTGAGCTCCTCAACGGTTGGGACTTTTCCTGAGAAGAGAACCGTCCCGTCGGCAACAACCGCCGGGGTGATGCGGACCCCGAACTTGGCGAATTCCTTGGGGTCGTAGATGTGTGTGACTTCCGCCTCAAGACCAAGGGCCTCGCAGGCTTTACGGACGTTTTCCTCCGTCATCTTGCACTTCGGACAACCCATGCCGAGCACTGCGATTTTCATACCGCCACCTCCTCAAAGGATGAAGTTCCCAAAAAACCAGCCCACCACGGTGCCAAGAAGAATAATGGTTGCCACGTACACGAAAGCCTTCTTCCCCCCAAAGACCCGGGCAATGGCAAGCCAGTTCGGGAGACTCAGGCCCGGTCCGGTGAGAAGAAGCGCCAGCGCCGGTCCCTTCCCCATGCCGAGCTTCATGAGGGTGCTCACGAAGGGAGCCTCGGTGAGGGTGGCAAAATAGCTCACGGCCCCGATGAGGGTGGCAAGGAAGGAAGACCGGATACTATTCCCTCCAAGCCAGGTCCGAATCCAGGCCTCCGGAAGAAGCTTCCCCACCACGCCGACGATGAAGACCCCCAGAAGAAGGAGCGGGAAAATGAGCCGCACAAACCACAGGGTCTCCCGAATCCACTCCCTGAGGGCTTTCGAGGGGAGGGCAAGCTTTGCGTACACGCTGAAAATGAGGGTGAGGACAGCCCAGAGGATGACTTTGTGGAGGTAGGGGCCGCTCCGGACGAGGTAGTTGGGAAGAAGAAGGGACAAAAGGACAAAAAGAAGGAGGAGGGCACTTCTTTTCTCGAGGAGGGCTCCCTTTGGTTTTTTCTCGCCCTCAGGAAGGGGAGAGGACTCTTCCCTTTTGAAAACGAGGCTCATCACGCCCCCCACGATAAAGGCCATAAGGAGTGCGGCCACCACCCGGGCAAGAGCTAAAGAAGCCCCAAGGAGGCTTCCCGTGTACGTTAAGGCGAGGACGTTTGTCGCCGGGGCAACCCAAAGAACTATGAAGGCGGCCCCAATGCTTGCGCCCCCAAAGTAGAGGCCGCTTGCCACGGGAATGACGGTGCAGGAGCAGGCGGCGACAAAAAAGCTCGCCACGCTTGCGAGAGGAAAGGAGGCGAGTTTGGAGCGCTTCTCCCCGAGGTACTCGAGGATGAGCTCTCGGTTGATGAAGCTCACAATCCCTCCGGCAAGGAGAAAAGCCGGGACAAGACAGGTGAGGACATGGGTGGCCACGTAGTCTTTGAGTGCTGCAACGCCTCCAAGGAGCACAGAAAGCATGGAACTTCCCCCTTTCTGCCAGTTGCTCTATTGTACAACAGGCTAACTTACGGCGCAACCTGGAAAAAACCCTGTCGACGAGAGGAGCGGATTCAGGATATAATGGGAAAAAGGAGGTCCTGGTATGGCGCGCTTTCTGATTCTTTTCTTTTTCGTTCTCCTCTGGGTGCCGGCGGTGTTCGCCGATGAGTTCGTGGCCTATGTGTCTCCCCTGGCAGGGTTCCGCATTGCCTTCCCGGAGGACTGGGTGGTGGAGAATCCTCCAGACACCATCGATCCGACACTCATGCTCTCGGCCCGCTTCGGGGAGGCCCATGTCTGGGTGACTTTAGAGTACACCTATTACCCTTCCTTTGACGCCTTCCGGGCACAGGTGCGGGAGGACATCCTCCTCTACCCGGGGGTGAGGATTCTCGGCGAGGGACCCGCGGAGGTCGACTACGTCCCGGCGTACTGGTATCTCTTCTCCTTCCCGGAAGGGGGGAGGGCAATGCAGGGGGTCCTCTACCTCTTTTTCAAGAATCAGGGGTTCTACCGCATCATCTGCTGGACGTCGGAGGCCTCCTTTGACGCCACATTTCCGACGTTCCGGGAAATCGTCCGAAGCTTCACCACCCAGGGGGAGGTTTTGCCGAATCGGTGAGGGCAGGCGCAAGACGGGTAAGGTTTGCGCTCCTTGTCATCTCTGTGGCCGTCCTTTCGGGGTACCTTGTCCAGGCGCAGATTCGCTTTTCCCTCCCTCTTTTTGCCCACTTGAGGGGTGATGCTTCTCTCTCCCTTGAGTGCGGAGAAGAGGATGTTCTCCTTGTCGTTGCCCCCCACTGCGACGATGAGGTTTTCGGAGCCGGAGGGTTCCTGTACGAGGCGGCAAAGAAAAAAGCAAAGGTCTACGTCGTGGTGGTGACAAACGGCGACGCCTTCCGTCTCCTCCTTCGGCGGCCGAGCTGGGCGCTTGATCTTGGGATTCGCCGCCAGAGGGAGACCCTTGAGGCCCTTGAGGTTTTGGGGATACCGAAAGACCACGTCTTTTTCCTTGGATACCCGGACCAGGGTCTTGAGCCCCTCTTCCACGAGCACTGGTCGCCGGATGTTCCGTACCTCTCCCGCTTCACAGGGAGGGAGTTCACCCCGGCGGCAAGTTTCAGGCCCGGGAGTCCCTACTGCGGAGTCAACGTGGCTTTTGATCTTGAGGAAATCCTCCGTGCCGTACGCCCCACGATTGTCCTCACCTCTTCGCCCTTTGATACCCATCCCGATCACCGGGCAGCGTACAATTTCACCATGTACGCCTTAGAGCGCCTCCGCTATGAGGACCCCTTCTTCGAGAATACCCGGGTTTTCTGGTACCTGGTGCACTGGAACCTCTGGCCCCATGGGAGCATGACAGGGGCAGGGGTGAAGCTTGTCCCTCCCCGGGAGCTTTGCGTTCCCACCATCCGGTGGCGGTACTACTTCCTCTCAAAAGACGCCATTTTTGCGAAAACCCGGGCCGTCCGGAAGTACCGCTCCCAATCAACCGGGGGGTACCCTCTGAGCTTCGTGCGGGCAAATGAGCTTTTCGTCGAGGCCCGCCGGGTGAAGATTCCAACCCTTACTGAGAGCATTACCGTCGATGGGGTGGAGGAGGACTGGAAGGGACCGAGCGTTTCCCTTGCCTTTCCTGAGGTGAGGGTGCGAAGAAACGGTGGCAGAAACTCCCTGTCTCTTACCCTTGCCAAGGACGAGGAGTACCTGTACCTCTTTTTGGGGTCTTTGCCCCGGGAGAGGGCGGTGTACCGCTTCCATTTTCTCCCCGTGGTACCCTTTTCAGGTAAGGAAGTCGCCCTCGACGTGTCCTCGGAAGACGGAGCCTGGAGGACGGTGACAATCCCAAACGAGAAAGGAAAGATTACCTCCTACGCCTTCGGGAGGGAGGGGCTTGAGGTGGCGGTGCCGCTTCACCTTCTCCACCATGCCCCAACGGTCTTCTTCAAGATGGAGGTCCTCGATCGAGGAAGAGTCGTTGCCGAGAGCATCTGGAGAATCCTGACGTTCTGAGGAGGAAAGGAAATGCCTGAGCGCCTTACGGTTCTTCTTGTCTTCGGAGGGAAATCGGTGGAGCACGAGGTTTCCTGCGAGTCGGCCCGGAACATCGTCCAGGCGCTTGATCCGGCAAAGTACGAGGTGCTCCTTGTGGGCATAGACAAAGAGGGCATCTGGCGCCTCTGCGGCCCTGAGGATTTGCGGTATCCCGAGTGCCCCTCCGATCGGGACGAGGTCGCCCTCATTCCGCATCCTGAGGGAGGGAAGCTCTACAACCTCAGGGAAGGGAGAGTCATCGCCTCCCCCAGGGTCGTTTTCCCGGTGCTCCACGGGACCTTTGGGGAGGATGGGACGCTCCAGGGGCTCCTTGAGATGGTGAACCTCCCCTACGTGGGGTCTGGGGTTGCGGGGTCTGCCATATGCATGGACAAGGAGGTAACAAAGAGGCTCCTTCGGGAGGCCGATCTTCCGGTGGTGCGCTTCCTTGTTGCTACGGAAGATGCCGCTCCCACCTTTCTTGAAGCTACTGAGCGCCTCGGGCTTCCCCTTTTTGTGAAGCCGGCGACTCTGGGGTCCTCGGTCGGTGCGGCAAAGGTTGCAACGGAAGAGGAGTTCCACAAAGCCCTCGAGGAGGCCTTTCAGTACGATACCCGAGTCCTCATCGAGGAGTACATCGCCGGAAGAGAAATCGAGTGCTCAGTCCTCGGGAACGAGAAGCCCTTTGCCTCCCTTCCCGGGGAGATTGTCCCGCACCATCCCTTCTACTCTTATGAGGCGAAGTACTTAGACCCTGAGGGAGCGGAGCTCCTTGTGCCTGCGCCTCTGGATGAGGAGACGACAAAAAGAGTCCAGGAGCTTGCCCTCCGGGCTTTTCTTGCGTGCCGGTGCGAGGGCATGGCCCGGGTGGACTTCTTCCTCCGGGGGAAGGACCTCTACATCAGCGAGCTCAACACCATCCCTGGCTTCACGAAAATCAGCATGTACCCGAAGCTCTGGGAGGCAAGCGGCATTCCCTACCCGGAGCTCATCGATCGCCTCATCGCCCTTGCCCTCGAGCGGGAAGAAAAGAAGCGGAAGCTCCGGTGGAGCTTCCGCTGAAGTTCACTCAAGGACAAGGTCTACCGTTTTCTCCCCGAACTTGTTGCAGCGGGCATAGATGGTGAGGGTGTCGCCTCTTGCGGCGTCGATGACGAGGTACTGGACTTTTTGCTCCTGAGGAGAGAACTGGGAACCCAGGTACTGGACGATGATTTCCTCACCGTTTCGGGAAACCCGGACTTCGGCAATGTAGTGGTCGCCTTTTGCTTCCGGAACACCATGAGGAATGCGAATCTCAAGGAGGTGCGTTTCAGGATCGAAGGAGGCGATGATTTGCGATGGGGGATGGGGGAAGGCGCTACCTGTGGTAAGGAGCACGAAGAGCGCTCCCAGAATCAGGCTGAGGCTTTTCTTCGGCACTGGCGCCTCCTCTTTGGTGCCTCTTCAAGCTTCACCATCGGTTGCCCGCAGCACACAAGTTCCCCGCCACCCACCTCCTTCACCTCCACCACGTTCCCGCAGACCTCGCAGCGGAAGATTTCCCCAACCTTTTCCACTCTGGGCACAGGAACCACCTCCTCATTTTTTAGGAGAAAACCATTTTTCCGCCTTTCCAATTCCCCAAGTTCCCCTATAATGGAGACGGGGTGATTGGGTGGACGCTCTTTTGGCGTTTCTGAAGTCCTTTGCCGTTCTCATCATTATCCTTGATCCCTTCCTCGGGATGGTGGTTTTCCTTTCTCTCACAAGGAAAATGTCCGATCGGGAGAGGGCGGAGCAGGCGTTCCTTGCGGTCTTTGTGGCCTTTGCGCTCCTTGTCATTTTCCTCTTCGGGGGGCAGGCCCTGTTTTCTCTCCTTGGGGTCTCCTTTTCGAGCTTCATGGTGGCCGGTGGGGTGATTCTCCTGCTTCTTGGGATTGAGGACATCCTTGGCCTCCAGTTCTCAAAAAAGGAAGCGGACACTAAGGTGATTGCCGTCGTCATCGGGACGCCGCTTCTCTGTGGTCCGGGGGCCATCACCTCCATCATCGTCCTTGCCCAGAGGTACGGGTACTTCATACCATTTCTTGCGCTTGTCGGCGCCCTCTTTGTCACCTGGATTCTCCTCCTTTTTGCCCCGAGGGTTGCTGCGTTCCTTGGGGAGCGGATTGTGGAGGTCCTGTCCCGGGTCCTTGGGCTTTTGCTTTCGGCCATTGCGGTGGAGTTCGTAAAAGAGGGCATCCTTGCCATGATTGCGGAGGTTGCAAAGAGATGAAAAAAGGCGTACTCCTTGTCCCCTTTTCCCTTGCCCTTGTCGTCATAGGCCTTGGGCTCTCGGGGGCAGGCTCCATCATCCCTGAGATAGCCGGACACTTTTCAATCCCTTACGCCAGTGCGGGAAGAGTTTTCCTCTTCCATGGGCTCGGGTACTTCGTGGTCCTGATTCTTGGGGGCATCCTTGGGGATTTCGTCTTCCGGGGGACGCTCCTTCGGCTGGGGTTTGTCCTCGCCACCTTAGGATTTCTGGGAATCGCTCTGAGCAGTTCTTTCTCCCTTCTCCTTTTGGCCTTCCTCCTTGTGGGGGTTGGGGTGGGCTTTGTGGACTGCATGGTGAATCCCGTGGCCCAGAGCATTTTCGTTGAGCGTCCGGGAGGGACGCTCAACATCATCCACGCCTTTTTCGGCCTGGGGTCCCTCCTTGCCCCCAGGCTCTACGCGGTGCTCCATGGGCGCGGCTACACCTTCCGGGATTTATACACCCTGATAGCCCTCTTCTCGGGCGCTTCGGCGCTCCTCTTTTTCCTCCCCTTCATTCCCAAAAGCGCGCAGAGCGCCTCAAAAGGAGCCATTTTTTCGGCCTTCACCCATAGGGCCTTCTGGTTTTTAGGATGCACGATGCTCTGCTACGCCGCTTCGGTGAGTACCCTCAACGGGTGGCTCGTGACGTACCTCAAAGAAGAGGGTCTTTCGGAGGCAAAGGGAGCGATTTTCCTCTCCTATTTCTGGCTTGGTCTTTTCTTTGGGCGGCTTGTTCTTGCGTCCTTTTCCGAGCGCTTGGGTTACCTCACCCTCATCCGGCTCAACGCCCTCGGGGGGATTCTGGGGACAGGCCTTTTTGCCGCCTTCGGGGTCCATCCGTTCCTTGCCCCCGTTCTCCTCTTTACCTCTGGATTCCTCCTCTCGACCCTCATACCCCTCACCATAACCTATGCCCTTTTGGCCTTCCCGGAGACCTCCTCCACCGCCTCCGGATGGGTCCTCTTCAACAACGGCCTGGGGACGTTCCTTTTCCCCTGGCTCTTTGGCCTTGCGGGCGGGCGGTTCGGCTTCCGGGCCGTTTTCATCGCCATCCCCTTTGCCCTCTTTGGGGTTTTCCTCTTCCAGAGCCTTCTTGTTGCCTTAGAGAGACGGAACTCAGAAAAGAAAGGAGCGGTTGCCCGTGTACCTTGAGGAACTTGAGGCGCAACTCGATGATTTCTCCTTTGAGCGGAGGAAAGAGGCGTTCCTGAAGCTCGTTGCAGAGTACAGGAAGGGGAACATTGTCTTTCCCTCGCCCCGTCCGGTGGTGAACCTCCACTTCCACACCTTCTTCTCCTTCAACGCCTGCGGGTACTCGCCTCTCCACATCGTGTGGCTTTCGAAAAAGCAGGGGCTTAGCGTGGCGGGGAGCGTGGACTTTGACGTTCTTGACGCCATGGAGGAGTTTCGGTTCGGGGGATTTGCGGTGCACCTTCCGGTGGTCTCGGGCCTTGAGACCCGAATCTACCTTCCCGAGTTCCACAACGAGGAGCTCAGCTCCCCGAACGAGCCGGGCATTGCCTACTACATGGGGAGTGGCTTTGTCCGCCTTCCTGAGACGGAGGAGGGTTTAGAGACCCTTCGAAAACTCAAGGCCATCGCCCAGGAGAGGAACAAGAAAATCATCGCCCGGGTCAATGCGTACCTCGGGGAGGTGGCGGTGGATTATGCGCGGGACGTCCTGCCCCTCACCCCTTCTGGGAACCCCACGGAGCGCCACATCGTCGTCGCCTACGCAAAAAAGGCGGAGGAGGTCTTCCCTGATGCCACCCTTCGGGCCCGCTTCTGGGCGGAGAAGCTCGGAATGAGCGAGGCTTCCGTCCTTGCCCTTGAGAAGGACCCGGCCACCTTTTACGACACCGTGCGATCTCGCCTCATGAAGTTCGGGGGCGTGGGGTACGTAAAGCCCGATGTCGGGGACTTCCCGAGAATCCAGGAAGTGAACGAGATGATTCGCTCAGCCGGGGCTGTGCCGTCCTTTTCCTGGCTTGACGGAACTCGAAGTGGCGAGG is drawn from Candidatus Caldatribacterium sp. and contains these coding sequences:
- a CDS encoding TM0996/MTH895 family glutaredoxin-like protein, producing the protein MKIAVLGMGCPKCKMTEENVRKACEALGLEAEVTHIYDPKEFAKFGVRITPAVVADGTVLFSGKVPTVEELKEALGKLRS
- a CDS encoding MFS transporter, encoding MKKGVLLVPFSLALVVIGLGLSGAGSIIPEIAGHFSIPYASAGRVFLFHGLGYFVVLILGGILGDFVFRGTLLRLGFVLATLGFLGIALSSSFSLLLLAFLLVGVGVGFVDCMVNPVAQSIFVERPGGTLNIIHAFFGLGSLLAPRLYAVLHGRGYTFRDLYTLIALFSGASALLFFLPFIPKSAQSASKGAIFSAFTHRAFWFLGCTMLCYAASVSTLNGWLVTYLKEEGLSEAKGAIFLSYFWLGLFFGRLVLASFSERLGYLTLIRLNALGGILGTGLFAAFGVHPFLAPVLLFTSGFLLSTLIPLTITYALLAFPETSSTASGWVLFNNGLGTFLFPWLFGLAGGRFGFRAVFIAIPFALFGVFLFQSLLVALERRNSEKKGAVARVP
- a CDS encoding desulfoferrodoxin FeS4 iron-binding domain-containing protein — encoded protein: MPRVEKVGEIFRCEVCGNVVEVKEVGGGELVCCGQPMVKLEEAPKRRRQCRRKASA
- a CDS encoding PIG-L family deacetylase gives rise to the protein MRAGARRVRFALLVISVAVLSGYLVQAQIRFSLPLFAHLRGDASLSLECGEEDVLLVVAPHCDDEVFGAGGFLYEAAKKKAKVYVVVVTNGDAFRLLLRRPSWALDLGIRRQRETLEALEVLGIPKDHVFFLGYPDQGLEPLFHEHWSPDVPYLSRFTGREFTPAASFRPGSPYCGVNVAFDLEEILRAVRPTIVLTSSPFDTHPDHRAAYNFTMYALERLRYEDPFFENTRVFWYLVHWNLWPHGSMTGAGVKLVPPRELCVPTIRWRYYFLSKDAIFAKTRAVRKYRSQSTGGYPLSFVRANELFVEARRVKIPTLTESITVDGVEEDWKGPSVSLAFPEVRVRRNGGRNSLSLTLAKDEEYLYLFLGSLPRERAVYRFHFLPVVPFSGKEVALDVSSEDGAWRTVTIPNEKGKITSYAFGREGLEVAVPLHLLHHAPTVFFKMEVLDRGRVVAESIWRILTF
- a CDS encoding MarC family protein, with product MDALLAFLKSFAVLIIILDPFLGMVVFLSLTRKMSDRERAEQAFLAVFVAFALLVIFLFGGQALFSLLGVSFSSFMVAGGVILLLLGIEDILGLQFSKKEADTKVIAVVIGTPLLCGPGAITSIIVLAQRYGYFIPFLALVGALFVTWILLLFAPRVAAFLGERIVEVLSRVLGLLLSAIAVEFVKEGILAMIAEVAKR
- a CDS encoding permease, translated to MLSVLLGGVAALKDYVATHVLTCLVPAFLLAGGIVSFINRELILEYLGEKRSKLASFPLASVASFFVAACSCTVIPVASGLYFGGASIGAAFIVLWVAPATNVLALTYTGSLLGASLALARVVAALLMAFIVGGVMSLVFKREESSPLPEGEKKPKGALLEKRSALLLLFVLLSLLLPNYLVRSGPYLHKVILWAVLTLIFSVYAKLALPSKALREWIRETLWFVRLIFPLLLLGVFIVGVVGKLLPEAWIRTWLGGNSIRSSFLATLIGAVSYFATLTEAPFVSTLMKLGMGKGPALALLLTGPGLSLPNWLAIARVFGGKKAFVYVATIILLGTVVGWFFGNFIL
- a CDS encoding D-alanine--D-alanine ligase, which translates into the protein MPERLTVLLVFGGKSVEHEVSCESARNIVQALDPAKYEVLLVGIDKEGIWRLCGPEDLRYPECPSDRDEVALIPHPEGGKLYNLREGRVIASPRVVFPVLHGTFGEDGTLQGLLEMVNLPYVGSGVAGSAICMDKEVTKRLLREADLPVVRFLVATEDAAPTFLEATERLGLPLFVKPATLGSSVGAAKVATEEEFHKALEEAFQYDTRVLIEEYIAGREIECSVLGNEKPFASLPGEIVPHHPFYSYEAKYLDPEGAELLVPAPLDEETTKRVQELALRAFLACRCEGMARVDFFLRGKDLYISELNTIPGFTKISMYPKLWEASGIPYPELIDRLIALALEREEKKRKLRWSFR